A genome region from Anopheles stephensi strain Indian chromosome 2, UCI_ANSTEP_V1.0, whole genome shotgun sequence includes the following:
- the LOC118507694 gene encoding multidrug resistance-associated protein 4-like isoform X1 — translation MEATRVNLSANPRQRANFLSILTFWWTADMFRKGYSQRFEISDLYEPLEEDRANRLGDRLERQWNRQLELQSRTASHSPSLVRAIFRTLWKEWLTLSVLALLAEVVLRLLQPIFLGRMLLYFREGSNMTHEDALYYAGCMVAVRAIIVLCDNQYGIISVLTGVKAKIAVCSVVYRKSLRLARNALGDTSPGKMVNLMSNDVNRFDIASYLVCFMWTSPIVMLLAAALLWYEIGWSGVMGLIAIVIITPIQSYTGTLTSRYRLRTALKTDERIRLMDEIIAGIAVIKMYAWERPFSKLISQARRKEMKEVLKSGYLRALYMSFQLFTTRAAILGVMLAFIALDEDITAAKVFVAASYLSNVSYTMAGLFGRGIAELGEGLVATRRLQRFLEYDEVQDQKGQEGTAAKSDGKQEHENGTVGETLRLLAEPNDGLLSDEVVIAMRNLTARWTMPDELSPEPPKIPPTLSELNVQFKRGCLIGIVGPVGSGKSSILQVLLRELPLESGSLSMGNCSVAYASQEPWLFTGSVRQNILFGDELDQYRYRQVLKVCALQPDLAHLPAGDMTVIGERGVSLSGGQKARICLARAVYRKTDVYLLDDPLSAVDAHVAKHLFELCIGNGGFLKRRNPNATRILVTHQIHFLKQADWVIVMKEGRVQAQGTPADLQTRGIELEHLEAGESDEDTSTTVRKISHTSTSSTVTVDSVTLEELTSGDPNDADIGKEKFEASSQGSVPGSVFLQYVSSAGSWLIFVGLVLLFAVTQLVVSIADWWLSYWTALEERGALETAPASNQTQPPEELEGAREHLLTRDTCVLVHVTLVCTIFFVAILRAFGFYRACARASQSIHDTVFAGFIGARMRFFETNPSGRILNRFSKDMGAMDDMLPKSILDATQTLLMFAGAMMVVVFVQPFFMVPILVLFVALLAARRVYLRTSQNTRRLEGITRSPIFTHIAATLNGLPTIRSYGVQQLLIQEFDTHQNVNTGAYFMFHSARIAFGLFLDSIFFLFLTIVTFSYLLLDEDAIAARVGLAITQIGSIGSQLQFGIRQSAEMFNHLIAVERLLEYRELPAERLPDASEAGGKKHSSCRTGPIPVVPVPAEWPPKGSIEFRNVCFRYADSDVAVLHGLTFTIKPREKVGIVGRTGAGKSSIIAALFRMALVEGDILIDGTNTADVPLETLRSHISIIPQDPVLFSGTLRRNLDPFEAYPDAALWRALELVELRELASESSAGLGLQAYVAAGGQNFSVGQRQLLCLARAILRGNRILVLDEATANVDPDTDRLIQRTIREQFADCTVLTIAHRLNTIMDYDRVLVMSDGTSVEFGRPGELLARPDGTFRSIVLATGHDEAENLMKMVHNLPPNNGDKE, via the exons ACAGTGGAACAGACAGCTGGAGCTACAGTCCCGCACAGCATCCCACAGCCCATCGCTTGTACGTGCCATCTTTCGAACGTTGTGGAAGGAATGGCTCACACTGTCGGTCCTGGCATTGCTTGCCGAGGTAGTGCTACGTTTACTGCAGCCCATATTCCTCGGCCGAATGTTGCTCTACTTCCG CGAAGGATCAAACATGACGCACGAGGACGCACTGTACTACGCTGGCTGCATGGTGGCAGTGCGAGCGATCATCGTGCTCTGCGACAACCAGTACGGTATCATCTCCGTGCTGACGGGTGTGAAGGCCAAGATTGCTGTCTGCAGCGTGGTGTACCGGAAGTCACTGCGATTGGCGCGCAACGCACTCGGGGACACATCCCCGGGTAAGATGGTCAACCTGATGTCGAACGATGTGAACCGGTTCGATATCGCGTCCTACCTGGTGTGCTTCATGTGGACATCGCCAATCGTAATGCTGCTGGCGGCCGCACTGCTCTGGTACGAGATTGGCTGGTCGGGTGTGATGGGACTGATCGCGATCGTCATTATAACACCGATCCAGT CCTATACCGGCACCCTTACCTCGCGCTATCGCCTCCGGACCGCACTGAAAACTGACGAACGCATCCGGCTGATGGACGAAATCATTGCCGGTATCGCCGTCATTAAGATGTACGCTTGGGAACGTCCCTTCTCGAAGCTCATCTCACAAGCACGCCGGAAAGAGATGAAGGAGGTGCTGAAGAGTGGTTACCTGCGAGCGCTGTACATGTCCTTTCAGCTGTTCACGACCCGGGCCGCCATACTGGGCGTAATGCTGGCGTTCATAGCGCTCGATGAGGATATTACGGCGGCGAAGGTGTTCGTTGCCGCAAGCTATCTCTCCAACGTGTCCTACACGATGGCCGGTTTGTTTGGGCGAGGAATCGCAGAGCTGGGCGAGGGCCTCGTGGCAACACGCCGACTGCAACGCTTTCTTGAGTACGATGAAGTGCAGGATCAGAAGGGTCAGGAAGGCACCGCTGCCAAGAGCGATGGGAAGCAGGAACATGAAAATGGTACCGTCGGTGAAACGCTCCGTTTGCTGGCCGAGCCGAACGACGGTCTACTGTCGGATGAGGTGGTCATTGCGATGCGTAACCTTACCGCTCGCTGGACTATGCCGGATGAACTATCCCCCGAGCCACCGAAGATCCCACCAACACTGTCGGAACTGAACGTACAGTTTAAGCGCGGCTGCTTGATCGGAATCGTCGGACCGGTCGGTTCGGGTAAAAGCTCCATCCTGCAGGTCCTCCTGCGAGAACTGCCGCTGGAGAGTGGCAGCCTTAGCATGGGCAACTGTTCGGTTGCCTACGCGAGCCAAGAACCGTGGCTTTTTACGGGCAGTGTGCGACAGAACATACTGTTCGGTGATGAGCTCGATCAGTACCGGTACCGGCAGGTGCTGAAGGTGTGCGCCTTACAACCGGATCTGGCTCACCTTCCTGCCGGTGATATGACCGTTATCGGCGAGCGGGGCGTTTCGTTGTCCGGTGGACAAAAGGCACGCATTTG CTTAGCCAGAGCGGTGTATCGCAAGACGGACGTGTATCTGCTGGACGATCCACTGAGTGCGGTGGATGCACATGTCGCCAAACATCTGTTTGAGCTGTGTATCGGGAATGGAGGGTTCCTAAAGCGACGCAATCCAAACGCGACGCGCATTCTTGTCACTCATCAGATTCATTTCCTGAAGCAAGCGGATTGGGTCATTGTAATGAAGGAG GGCCGCGTGCAAGCACAGGGAACACCAGCAGATTTGCAAACGAGAGGCATCGAGCTGGAACACCTCGAAGCAGGCGAGTCGGATGAGGACACTAGCACCACCGTTCGAAAGATTTCGCACACCTCCACCAGCTCCACGGTCACGGTGGACAGTGTCACGCTGGAAGAGCTAACCAGCGGTGATCCAAACGATGCGGATATTGGGAAAGAAAAGTTCGAAGCCTCTTCGCAGGGCTCCGTCCCAGGGTCGGTGTTTCTGCAGTACGTTTCCAGCGCCGGCAGCTGGCTGATCTTTGTCGGACTGGTGCTCCTGTTCGCGGTCACGCAGCTTGTCGTCAGCATAGCCGACTGGTGGCTGTCCTACTGGACCGCGCTGGAAGAGAGAGGAGCTCTTGAAACCGCCCCAGCTTCTAATCAAACTCAACCACCGGAGGAGCTTGAAGGCGCTCGCGAGCATCTGCTCACCCGAGACACGTGTGTGCTCGTGCACGTCACCCTCGTGTGCACCATCTTTTTCGTGGCAATACTGCGTGCCTTCGGTTTCTACAGGGCGTGCGCCCGTGCCTCACAGTCCATCCACGATACCGTGTTTGCCGGGTTTATCGGTGCCAGGATGCGGTTCTTCGAAACCAATCCTTCGGGCCGCATTCTTAACCGCTTCTCGAAGGATATGGGAGCGATGGACGATATGCTGCCCAAGTCTATTCTGGACGCGACGCAAACGCTGCTCATGTTCGCTGGCGccatgatggtggtggtgtttgtgcAACCGTTCTTTATGGTGCCGATCTTGGTGCTTTTTGTTGCACTTCTAGCGGCCAGGAGAGTTTACCTAAGGACATCGCAGAACACCAGGCGCCTGGAGGGAATAA CTAGATCTCCCATCTTCACGCACATTGCGGCGACCCTGAACGGATTGCCGACCATTCGATCGTACGGTGTGCAGCAGCTGCTTATACAGGAGTTCGACACGCACCAGAACGTGAACACGGGCGCCTACTTTATGTTTCACTCGGCCCGTATCGCGTTCGGCCTCTTCCTGGACAGTATCTTCTTTCTGTTTCTCACGATCGTAACGTTCAGCTATCTGCTGCTCGATGAGGATGCGATCGCAGCGCGTGTCGGGCTCGCCATCACGCAGATCGGCAGCATCGGTAGTCAGCTGCAGTTCGGCATTCGGCAAAGCGCGGAAATGTTTAACCATCTGATTGCGGTGGAGCGATTGCTCGAGTACCGGGAACTGCCCGCCGAACGGCTTCCGGATGCATCGGAAGCCGGCGGAAAGAAGCACTCATCGTGCCGTACCGGCCCGATTCCCGTCGTACCGGTTCCGGCCGAGTGGCCTCCGAAGGGCAGCATAGAGTTCCGAAACGTTTGTTTCCGGTACGCGGACAGTGATGTGGCGGTGCTGCACGGTCTAACGTTCACGATCAAACCGCGGGAAAAGGTTGGCATTGTGGGCCGTACCGGGGCCGGCAAATCCTCCATCATTGCTGCCCTCTTCCGGATGGCACTGGTCGAAGGTGACATACTGATCGATGGCACCAACACTGCCGACGTGCCGCTGGAAACGCTCCGGTCGCACATATCGATCATACCGCAGGATCCGGTCCTCTTCTCCGGCACACTGCGCCGCAATCTGGATCCATTCGAAGCGTACCCGGACGCGGCCCTATGGCGAGCGCTCGAGCTGGTAGAGCTGCGCGAGCTTGCCAGCGAATCGTCGGCCGGACTGGGACTGCAAGCGTACGTTGCTGCCGGGGGGCAAAATTTTAGCGTCGGCCAGCGGCAATTGCTGTGTCTCGCGCGTGCCATTCTGCGCGGTAACCGTATTCTGGTGCTGGACGAAGCCACTGCCAACGTGGACCCGGACACGGATCGACTAATTCAGCGCACCATCCGGGAACAGTTTGCCGACTGTACCGTGCTTACGATCGCTCACCGACTCAACACGATCATGGACTACGATCGGGTGTTGGTCATGAGCGACGGTACGTCGGTCGAGTTTGGCCGGCCCGGTGAATTGTTGGCCCGGCCCGACGGTACATTCCGCAGTATAGTGCTCGCGACCGGTCACGATGAGGCCGAGAATCTGATGAAGATGGTGCACAATCTCCCACCGAACAACGGGGACAAGGAGTAG
- the LOC118507694 gene encoding probable multidrug resistance-associated protein lethal(2)03659 isoform X2, with protein MLLYFREGSNMTHEDALYYAGCMVAVRAIIVLCDNQYGIISVLTGVKAKIAVCSVVYRKSLRLARNALGDTSPGKMVNLMSNDVNRFDIASYLVCFMWTSPIVMLLAAALLWYEIGWSGVMGLIAIVIITPIQSYTGTLTSRYRLRTALKTDERIRLMDEIIAGIAVIKMYAWERPFSKLISQARRKEMKEVLKSGYLRALYMSFQLFTTRAAILGVMLAFIALDEDITAAKVFVAASYLSNVSYTMAGLFGRGIAELGEGLVATRRLQRFLEYDEVQDQKGQEGTAAKSDGKQEHENGTVGETLRLLAEPNDGLLSDEVVIAMRNLTARWTMPDELSPEPPKIPPTLSELNVQFKRGCLIGIVGPVGSGKSSILQVLLRELPLESGSLSMGNCSVAYASQEPWLFTGSVRQNILFGDELDQYRYRQVLKVCALQPDLAHLPAGDMTVIGERGVSLSGGQKARICLARAVYRKTDVYLLDDPLSAVDAHVAKHLFELCIGNGGFLKRRNPNATRILVTHQIHFLKQADWVIVMKEGRVQAQGTPADLQTRGIELEHLEAGESDEDTSTTVRKISHTSTSSTVTVDSVTLEELTSGDPNDADIGKEKFEASSQGSVPGSVFLQYVSSAGSWLIFVGLVLLFAVTQLVVSIADWWLSYWTALEERGALETAPASNQTQPPEELEGAREHLLTRDTCVLVHVTLVCTIFFVAILRAFGFYRACARASQSIHDTVFAGFIGARMRFFETNPSGRILNRFSKDMGAMDDMLPKSILDATQTLLMFAGAMMVVVFVQPFFMVPILVLFVALLAARRVYLRTSQNTRRLEGITRSPIFTHIAATLNGLPTIRSYGVQQLLIQEFDTHQNVNTGAYFMFHSARIAFGLFLDSIFFLFLTIVTFSYLLLDEDAIAARVGLAITQIGSIGSQLQFGIRQSAEMFNHLIAVERLLEYRELPAERLPDASEAGGKKHSSCRTGPIPVVPVPAEWPPKGSIEFRNVCFRYADSDVAVLHGLTFTIKPREKVGIVGRTGAGKSSIIAALFRMALVEGDILIDGTNTADVPLETLRSHISIIPQDPVLFSGTLRRNLDPFEAYPDAALWRALELVELRELASESSAGLGLQAYVAAGGQNFSVGQRQLLCLARAILRGNRILVLDEATANVDPDTDRLIQRTIREQFADCTVLTIAHRLNTIMDYDRVLVMSDGTSVEFGRPGELLARPDGTFRSIVLATGHDEAENLMKMVHNLPPNNGDKE; from the exons ATGTTGCTCTACTTCCG CGAAGGATCAAACATGACGCACGAGGACGCACTGTACTACGCTGGCTGCATGGTGGCAGTGCGAGCGATCATCGTGCTCTGCGACAACCAGTACGGTATCATCTCCGTGCTGACGGGTGTGAAGGCCAAGATTGCTGTCTGCAGCGTGGTGTACCGGAAGTCACTGCGATTGGCGCGCAACGCACTCGGGGACACATCCCCGGGTAAGATGGTCAACCTGATGTCGAACGATGTGAACCGGTTCGATATCGCGTCCTACCTGGTGTGCTTCATGTGGACATCGCCAATCGTAATGCTGCTGGCGGCCGCACTGCTCTGGTACGAGATTGGCTGGTCGGGTGTGATGGGACTGATCGCGATCGTCATTATAACACCGATCCAGT CCTATACCGGCACCCTTACCTCGCGCTATCGCCTCCGGACCGCACTGAAAACTGACGAACGCATCCGGCTGATGGACGAAATCATTGCCGGTATCGCCGTCATTAAGATGTACGCTTGGGAACGTCCCTTCTCGAAGCTCATCTCACAAGCACGCCGGAAAGAGATGAAGGAGGTGCTGAAGAGTGGTTACCTGCGAGCGCTGTACATGTCCTTTCAGCTGTTCACGACCCGGGCCGCCATACTGGGCGTAATGCTGGCGTTCATAGCGCTCGATGAGGATATTACGGCGGCGAAGGTGTTCGTTGCCGCAAGCTATCTCTCCAACGTGTCCTACACGATGGCCGGTTTGTTTGGGCGAGGAATCGCAGAGCTGGGCGAGGGCCTCGTGGCAACACGCCGACTGCAACGCTTTCTTGAGTACGATGAAGTGCAGGATCAGAAGGGTCAGGAAGGCACCGCTGCCAAGAGCGATGGGAAGCAGGAACATGAAAATGGTACCGTCGGTGAAACGCTCCGTTTGCTGGCCGAGCCGAACGACGGTCTACTGTCGGATGAGGTGGTCATTGCGATGCGTAACCTTACCGCTCGCTGGACTATGCCGGATGAACTATCCCCCGAGCCACCGAAGATCCCACCAACACTGTCGGAACTGAACGTACAGTTTAAGCGCGGCTGCTTGATCGGAATCGTCGGACCGGTCGGTTCGGGTAAAAGCTCCATCCTGCAGGTCCTCCTGCGAGAACTGCCGCTGGAGAGTGGCAGCCTTAGCATGGGCAACTGTTCGGTTGCCTACGCGAGCCAAGAACCGTGGCTTTTTACGGGCAGTGTGCGACAGAACATACTGTTCGGTGATGAGCTCGATCAGTACCGGTACCGGCAGGTGCTGAAGGTGTGCGCCTTACAACCGGATCTGGCTCACCTTCCTGCCGGTGATATGACCGTTATCGGCGAGCGGGGCGTTTCGTTGTCCGGTGGACAAAAGGCACGCATTTG CTTAGCCAGAGCGGTGTATCGCAAGACGGACGTGTATCTGCTGGACGATCCACTGAGTGCGGTGGATGCACATGTCGCCAAACATCTGTTTGAGCTGTGTATCGGGAATGGAGGGTTCCTAAAGCGACGCAATCCAAACGCGACGCGCATTCTTGTCACTCATCAGATTCATTTCCTGAAGCAAGCGGATTGGGTCATTGTAATGAAGGAG GGCCGCGTGCAAGCACAGGGAACACCAGCAGATTTGCAAACGAGAGGCATCGAGCTGGAACACCTCGAAGCAGGCGAGTCGGATGAGGACACTAGCACCACCGTTCGAAAGATTTCGCACACCTCCACCAGCTCCACGGTCACGGTGGACAGTGTCACGCTGGAAGAGCTAACCAGCGGTGATCCAAACGATGCGGATATTGGGAAAGAAAAGTTCGAAGCCTCTTCGCAGGGCTCCGTCCCAGGGTCGGTGTTTCTGCAGTACGTTTCCAGCGCCGGCAGCTGGCTGATCTTTGTCGGACTGGTGCTCCTGTTCGCGGTCACGCAGCTTGTCGTCAGCATAGCCGACTGGTGGCTGTCCTACTGGACCGCGCTGGAAGAGAGAGGAGCTCTTGAAACCGCCCCAGCTTCTAATCAAACTCAACCACCGGAGGAGCTTGAAGGCGCTCGCGAGCATCTGCTCACCCGAGACACGTGTGTGCTCGTGCACGTCACCCTCGTGTGCACCATCTTTTTCGTGGCAATACTGCGTGCCTTCGGTTTCTACAGGGCGTGCGCCCGTGCCTCACAGTCCATCCACGATACCGTGTTTGCCGGGTTTATCGGTGCCAGGATGCGGTTCTTCGAAACCAATCCTTCGGGCCGCATTCTTAACCGCTTCTCGAAGGATATGGGAGCGATGGACGATATGCTGCCCAAGTCTATTCTGGACGCGACGCAAACGCTGCTCATGTTCGCTGGCGccatgatggtggtggtgtttgtgcAACCGTTCTTTATGGTGCCGATCTTGGTGCTTTTTGTTGCACTTCTAGCGGCCAGGAGAGTTTACCTAAGGACATCGCAGAACACCAGGCGCCTGGAGGGAATAA CTAGATCTCCCATCTTCACGCACATTGCGGCGACCCTGAACGGATTGCCGACCATTCGATCGTACGGTGTGCAGCAGCTGCTTATACAGGAGTTCGACACGCACCAGAACGTGAACACGGGCGCCTACTTTATGTTTCACTCGGCCCGTATCGCGTTCGGCCTCTTCCTGGACAGTATCTTCTTTCTGTTTCTCACGATCGTAACGTTCAGCTATCTGCTGCTCGATGAGGATGCGATCGCAGCGCGTGTCGGGCTCGCCATCACGCAGATCGGCAGCATCGGTAGTCAGCTGCAGTTCGGCATTCGGCAAAGCGCGGAAATGTTTAACCATCTGATTGCGGTGGAGCGATTGCTCGAGTACCGGGAACTGCCCGCCGAACGGCTTCCGGATGCATCGGAAGCCGGCGGAAAGAAGCACTCATCGTGCCGTACCGGCCCGATTCCCGTCGTACCGGTTCCGGCCGAGTGGCCTCCGAAGGGCAGCATAGAGTTCCGAAACGTTTGTTTCCGGTACGCGGACAGTGATGTGGCGGTGCTGCACGGTCTAACGTTCACGATCAAACCGCGGGAAAAGGTTGGCATTGTGGGCCGTACCGGGGCCGGCAAATCCTCCATCATTGCTGCCCTCTTCCGGATGGCACTGGTCGAAGGTGACATACTGATCGATGGCACCAACACTGCCGACGTGCCGCTGGAAACGCTCCGGTCGCACATATCGATCATACCGCAGGATCCGGTCCTCTTCTCCGGCACACTGCGCCGCAATCTGGATCCATTCGAAGCGTACCCGGACGCGGCCCTATGGCGAGCGCTCGAGCTGGTAGAGCTGCGCGAGCTTGCCAGCGAATCGTCGGCCGGACTGGGACTGCAAGCGTACGTTGCTGCCGGGGGGCAAAATTTTAGCGTCGGCCAGCGGCAATTGCTGTGTCTCGCGCGTGCCATTCTGCGCGGTAACCGTATTCTGGTGCTGGACGAAGCCACTGCCAACGTGGACCCGGACACGGATCGACTAATTCAGCGCACCATCCGGGAACAGTTTGCCGACTGTACCGTGCTTACGATCGCTCACCGACTCAACACGATCATGGACTACGATCGGGTGTTGGTCATGAGCGACGGTACGTCGGTCGAGTTTGGCCGGCCCGGTGAATTGTTGGCCCGGCCCGACGGTACATTCCGCAGTATAGTGCTCGCGACCGGTCACGATGAGGCCGAGAATCTGATGAAGATGGTGCACAATCTCCCACCGAACAACGGGGACAAGGAGTAG
- the LOC118507696 gene encoding protein Mpv17: MSVSTLYKRALVRYPVLVQSVQSGLLMGAGDVIAQGFIERKDWKSFDGMRAFKFFGIGFCVGGPGLRKWYGVLDRHVSSAGGSKAMTTLKKVALDQLIFAPIFLGTLIGTIGLLQGHNVAEIRHKLHHEYGDILLTNYYIWPWVQLANFYLVPLNYQVLLVQSVAVFWNTYLSWKTNQSEGAKHGTVKTVAHEPLSGGAEETVAT, encoded by the exons ATGTCCGTCTCTACGCTGTACAAACGGGCCCTCGTGCGCTATCCCGTGCTGGTGCAGTCGGTCCAATCGGGGCTGCTGATGGGGGCCGGTGATGTGATTGCGCAAGGATTCATCGAGCGAAAGGATTGGAAGTCGTTCGACGGTATGCGTGCCTTCAAGTTCTTCGGTATCGGATTTTGTGTCGGT GGCCCAGGATTGCGGAAGTGGTACGGTGTGCTGGACCGACACGTTAGCAGTGCCGGTGGCAGTAAAGCGATGACCACGCTGAAAAAGGTAGCCCTCGATCAGCTCATCTTCGCACCCATCTTTCTTGGCACACTGATCGGAACGATCGGTTTGCTGCAGGGGCACAACGTGGCCGAAATTAGGCACAAACTGCACCACGAATACGGAGACATTCTGCTGACCAACTACTACATCTGGCCGTGGGTACAGCTGGCAAACTTCTATCTAGTCCCGCTCAACTACcaggtgctgctggtgcagtCGGTTGCCGTGTTCTGGAATACGTACCTGTCCTGGAAGACAAACCAGAGCGAAGGTGCGAAGCATGGCACGGTGAAAACGGTCGCCCATGAGCCACTTTCCGGCGGTGCAGAGGAAACGGTTGCTACTTAA
- the LOC118507695 gene encoding AF4/FMR2 family member lilli-like isoform X1 — translation MKSTGTQRSLLKDDDDDDHTMNQTSVKSRGRVGSAINKSNGDQLSMAGYQQRALRRPRNQHLLRHRYQEQQLDQPSLHTVAKAKMMSRFTRIQVLSIIKLATMDKLRETGGGGPNDPTAQQRLSTEGGAGGGGGGGGGAAAAGGGDGCSDEYHHQFYNTGRIGRRNALPDILGTHCTTTTADLSTQLGALSTSDCTGKASDASSIAAGNNGQPPPTTTAT, via the exons ATGAAATCCACCGGTACGCAACGTTCTTTACTAaaggacgatgatgatgatgatcatacaATGAACCAAACCAGCGTCAAAAGTCGCGGTAGGGTAGGTTCTGCTATCAACAAGTCAAATGGCGATCAGTTGTCTATGGCCGGATATCAGCAGCGAGCACTTCGTAGGCCCCGCAACCAACATTTACTGCGTCATCGGTATCAGGAGCAGCAGCTGGATCAACCGTCACTACACACCGTTGCAAAGGCTAAAATGATGTCACGATTTACACGCATCCAAG TGTTAAGCATCATCAAATTAGCGACCATGGACAAGCTACGCGAAACGGGCGGAGGCGGACCGAATGACCCGACCGCTCAGCAACGGCTGTCGACGGAAGGGGGCgcaggaggtggtggtggtggtggtggaggggcggcagcagcaggaggcgGTGACGGATGCTCCGACGAGTATCACCATCAGTTCTACAACACCGGCCGGATAGGACGCCGGAATGCACTGCCAGACATCCTGGGGACGCATTGTACCACGACAACGGCCGACCTGTCGACGCAACTGGGTGCTCTCTCTACCTCGG ACTGTACCGGCAAAGCGTCCGACGCAAGCAGTATAGCAGCCGGAAATAATGGGCAACCCCCACCGACGACAACCGCCACGTAA
- the LOC118507695 gene encoding accessory gland protein Acp32CD-like isoform X2: MDKLRETGGGGPNDPTAQQRLSTEGGAGGGGGGGGGAAAAGGGDGCSDEYHHQFYNTGRIGRRNALPDILGTHCTTTTADLSTQLGALSTSDCTGKASDASSIAAGNNGQPPPTTTAT, from the exons ATGGACAAGCTACGCGAAACGGGCGGAGGCGGACCGAATGACCCGACCGCTCAGCAACGGCTGTCGACGGAAGGGGGCgcaggaggtggtggtggtggtggtggaggggcggcagcagcaggaggcgGTGACGGATGCTCCGACGAGTATCACCATCAGTTCTACAACACCGGCCGGATAGGACGCCGGAATGCACTGCCAGACATCCTGGGGACGCATTGTACCACGACAACGGCCGACCTGTCGACGCAACTGGGTGCTCTCTCTACCTCGG ACTGTACCGGCAAAGCGTCCGACGCAAGCAGTATAGCAGCCGGAAATAATGGGCAACCCCCACCGACGACAACCGCCACGTAA